The Paenibacillus sp. FSL H7-0357 nucleotide sequence GCGGATTTGCGCTAACGTCAGCCTTTGATTGGTGGAGATGATTGATTCCACGTCATTGCCGTTGATGTAATCATCCAGATCTCGGATGTTGTGATTTCCACGCAGTACACGGAAAATGCCTCTGAAGCGGGTTCTGCTGAACAATACAAGCGTAGCATTGCTGCTGGTGGAGAAGAAGCGCAGACTTTCGATTCCGTCGAGAATGTTGTCTGTATTACGGATCCCGAGATTGCCGGTATAAATTCTGCTCCGTCCCCTGTAGTTCTCTTCCGAGTATACTGTGAGCCGCGGGTAAGTTTGGGAAATATGGACCGCTCGTTTCATTTTTATTCCTCCTAAAAGTTTTGTGAGCATCGCGTCCAGAATCTTCAGCGTACAAAACTGACTTCGGAAGCATGGGTTTAAGTTCTGTGAAATCAGCATGTGCTGAAGCTCATTCCACTACTATTCTATGTTTGCTTGAGAGGAAGTCTTGGACGAGGAACTATGGGACCGCCTTTTAATGACACCTAATTCCTAAAAAATGGCTTTACATCACATCGTCACTAGTGTACTATGTAACTAACACACCGACACGGTATTTGTTTCTCCAATATTTTTACTTTTTCAGGAGGTTGCTATGAAACAGTCAATGAGTACACAGGGACTTGCAACACAAGGGAAAGATTCCATTGTGCTGCAGATGAATCAGGTCAGTAAGGTTATCAAAGGAAAGGCGATAGTAGATCAGCTGTCTTTTGACATCCGCAAAGGAGAAATTGTCGGGCTGCTCGGACCTAACGGTGCCGGAAAGACAACGACGATCCGCATGATGACCGGCTTGATCAAGATGAGTGAAGGGGATGTGCTGGTTCAAGGACATAGCATCCGCAATGATTTCAACCGGGCAATAGCCCATATCGGAGCGATTATCGAGAACCCTGAGTTTTATCCGCATATGACCGGGCTGGATAATCTGAAGCAGTATGTACGGATGAGTGATGATGTTCCGGAATCGCGGATTGAAGAGGTTGTGCAATTGGTTGGACTGCATGAAGCGATGGGCAAGAAGGTAAAGGCTTATTCACTTGGTATGCGGCAGCGGCTCGGTATCGCCCAGGCACTGCTCCATTCGCCGAAGCTGCTGATTCTGGATGAGCCGACGAATGGCCTGGACCCTGCGGGAATACGCGAAATGCGTGATTATATGCGGACAATCGCTGAAGTTGAAGGGATATCCATCCTCATTTCTAGCCACATGCTTGCAGAGATTGAACAAATTTGCCATCGGGCCGTTGTCATTCAGAACGGAAAGCTGGTGACGGTAACCAAGCTGGGTGCCGGGGAAGAGACGGAAGGAGAAGTGTCACTCACTGTCCGGGTAGGCGGGATGGAAGCGGCAAAACGAGTTATACAAGAGCTGCAGGGAGTGGGGCTGGGCAGCGTGGATGAGGCCCGTTCTGAACTAAACATACGGCTGCAGGACATCAGGGTGCCTGAGCTCGTTGAGGCATTGGGAAGAGCCAATGTCGGCGTATACCGGATTACGGAGAACAAACAAAGCCTTGAGGAAGATTTCTTGAAATGGACAGGGGGCAACCGAATTGCGTAAATTTAACTATCTGGTGCTGAATGAATGGCTGAAGCTGTCGAAGAAACGTTCTTTTTTCGTGCCGCATGTACTGCTGATTCTGCTGCCGCTTCTGTTAGGCTATATGATCAAAGCTTTTTCCAAAGAGTCATTCGCCTCTGCTTCCGAGTTTACGGCGGTGATGCTGCAGCCAACCGGAATAGGCCAGGTCATCGCTATACTCGCCATCATTGGAACAGCGGGGATTGTATCCAAGGAGTATAGCCAAGGAACGATCAAGTTTCTGCTTATCCGCGCACGCAGCCGTATGGCTATTCTAGCCTCCAAGTATGTAACGGTACTGCTGTTCGCGCTGAGTCTGACCGCAGTTGCCGCCGTGGCTGTCTATCTCTCGGGTGCCATTTGGTTTGACGTTGGCGGGGGAGAAGCGGGAATAAGAGACATACTACTTTCGCTGCTGTACGGCTGCGTGTACACGGTCGTATATGTAACGCTGGCGTTTATGATCGGGGTGCTGAC carries:
- a CDS encoding ABC transporter ATP-binding protein, producing the protein MKQSMSTQGLATQGKDSIVLQMNQVSKVIKGKAIVDQLSFDIRKGEIVGLLGPNGAGKTTTIRMMTGLIKMSEGDVLVQGHSIRNDFNRAIAHIGAIIENPEFYPHMTGLDNLKQYVRMSDDVPESRIEEVVQLVGLHEAMGKKVKAYSLGMRQRLGIAQALLHSPKLLILDEPTNGLDPAGIREMRDYMRTIAEVEGISILISSHMLAEIEQICHRAVVIQNGKLVTVTKLGAGEETEGEVSLTVRVGGMEAAKRVIQELQGVGLGSVDEARSELNIRLQDIRVPELVEALGRANVGVYRITENKQSLEEDFLKWTGGNRIA
- a CDS encoding ABC transporter permease, with the protein product MRKFNYLVLNEWLKLSKKRSFFVPHVLLILLPLLLGYMIKAFSKESFASASEFTAVMLQPTGIGQVIAILAIIGTAGIVSKEYSQGTIKFLLIRARSRMAILASKYVTVLLFALSLTAVAAVAVYLSGAIWFDVGGGEAGIRDILLSLLYGCVYTVVYVTLAFMIGVLTTSTGVTIGITMFALTLDKVVIYRDFYKYFLFPNINLNVYHNNAAPLPGMTLGFSIVMLAVYLIAFLLAGFVVFRRRDVA